In Planctobacterium marinum, the DNA window GTTCAAAAATAATCGCCTGATGAATCTTAAAAGCCCACTTAATGTGGGCTTTTTCGTCTTTGGAATCTCATGAACTGGCAACCCGGAACCGAATTAGCTACCCTGCAGGCTCGTGCCAAACTAAATGCCTATATCCGGCATTTTTTTGCACAGCGCAATGTACTGGAAGTGGAAACACCGCTACTGGCGACGGCCGGTGTGACCGATCCCCATCTGGTGAATTTCAGTACCGACATGCTCCTGCCCGGCGGACAATCTGCTCAGAAACTGTATCTGCAAACCTCTCCAGAATATGCCATGAAGCGTCTGTTATGCGCTGGTAGCGGCAGTATTTATCAGATTTGCAAAGCATTTCGCAACGAAGAGCAAGGGCGGTTTCACAATCCAGAATTTACTATGTTGGAGTGGTATCGTGAGGGTTTTGACCACTGGCAGCTGATGCAGGAGATGCAGGACTTATTGCACCCACTTTTTGAAAGTGGAAAATTTCAACAGCTCAGCTACCAACAGGCCTTCCAACAGTTCCTGAACTTTGATCCTTTAGCAGATTGCGATAAAACATTAGCAACCGCTTGCATCGCGCACGGTTTCGACAATTTCGCTACGCTAGATACCCCCAGAGATACGCAATTACAATTGTTGTTCAGTCATGTTATCGAGCCACAGATTGCTCAGGAAACACCCTGTTTTATTTACCACTTTCCCGCCTCGCAAGCGGCCTTGGCTAAGATATCGCCTCAAGACAGTCGGGTAGCGGAACGTTTTGAGCTGTATTACAAAGGATTCGAACTGGCAAATGGCTTCCACGAATTATCCTCGCCTGAAGAACAAACCGAACGTTTCGCTCAAGACAACGCTCAGCGACGCGACATGGGAATTGCTGAAGCCCAGCATGATGAAAGATTTCTGGCGGCACTAAAGCAGGGTTTACCTGATTGCGCAGGTGTTGCTTTGGGATTAGACAGGGTTTTAATGCTGCTGCAAGACAAACAAGATATTGACGAGGTTATCAGTTTTAGTATTCGGCGGGCTTGAGAAAAGGAACTATCAAAAAGGATTTAATGATGCAGGTTGAACAAGAATTACTAGACAAGGTAGAAGCAAAACTAAATCGACAAAATGCTTTGAAAGCAGCCCTGCTGGTTCCTTTTTGGTGTTTGCCGCTACTCGTGACCTGGTATTGGGTTTTCCACAACTATGGTAAAGCCGTACCGATGTTTTTGCTTGCCAGCGGCATCATTATCGGTTTGGCAA includes these proteins:
- the epmA gene encoding elongation factor P--(R)-beta-lysine ligase, which encodes MNWQPGTELATLQARAKLNAYIRHFFAQRNVLEVETPLLATAGVTDPHLVNFSTDMLLPGGQSAQKLYLQTSPEYAMKRLLCAGSGSIYQICKAFRNEEQGRFHNPEFTMLEWYREGFDHWQLMQEMQDLLHPLFESGKFQQLSYQQAFQQFLNFDPLADCDKTLATACIAHGFDNFATLDTPRDTQLQLLFSHVIEPQIAQETPCFIYHFPASQAALAKISPQDSRVAERFELYYKGFELANGFHELSSPEEQTERFAQDNAQRRDMGIAEAQHDERFLAALKQGLPDCAGVALGLDRVLMLLQDKQDIDEVISFSIRRA